In Ailuropoda melanoleuca isolate Jingjing chromosome 7, ASM200744v2, whole genome shotgun sequence, one genomic interval encodes:
- the SH3GLB2 gene encoding endophilin-B2 isoform X8, translating to MDFNMKKLASDAGIFFTRAVQFTEEKFGQAEKTELDAHFENLLSRADSTKNWTEKILRQTEVLLQPNPSARVEEFLYEKLDRKVPSRVTNGELLAQYMAEAASELGPTTPYGKTLTKVAEAEKRLGAAERDFIHTASINFLTPLRNFLEGDWKTISKERRLLQNRRLDLDACKARLKKAKAAEAKATCEGDTVPDFQETRPRNYILSASASALWNDEVDKAEQELRVAQTEFDRQAEVTRLLLEGISSTHVNHLRCLHEFVESQTTYYAQCYRHMLDLQKQLGSSSLSTACLAWTLTGSSAREATRRARSRSPTWNCSAKKAPSQAPAHSGLGGRGWGDSPATCLSGTKLLRVGSLAPFCPCPR from the exons ATGGACTTCAACATGAAGAAACTGGCGTCGGACGCGGGCATCTTCTTCACCCGAGCGGTGCAG TTCACAGAGGAGAAGTTCGGCCAGGCTGAGAAGACGGAGCTGGATGCACACTTCGAAAACCTTCTGTCCCGGGCGGACAGCACCAAGAACTGGACGGAGAAAATCCTACGGCAGACGGAGGTGCTGCTGCAACCCAACCCCA GCGCGCGAGTGGAAGAGTTCCTGTATGAGAAGCTGGACAGGAAGGTGCCCTCGCGGGTCACCAACGGGGAGCTGCTGGCACAGTACATGGCAGAGGCGGCCAGTGAGCTGGGGCCCACCACTCCCTATG GGAAGACACTAACCAAGGTGGCAGAAGCTGAAAAGCGCCTGGGAGCCGCAGAGAGGGATTTTATCCACACAGCCTCCATCAACTTCCTCACACCTCTGCGCAACTTTCTGGAAGGGGACTGGAAAACCATCTCG aagGAGAGACGTCTTCTGCAAAACCGGCGTCTGGACTTAGATGCCTGCAAAGCACGGCTGAAGAAGGCCAAGGCGGCGGAGGCCAAAGCCACG TGTGAGGGAGAT ACGGTGCCTGACTTTCAGGAGACTAGACCGCGTAATTACATTCTCTCGGCCAGCGCCTCCGCG CTCTGGAATGATGAGGTGGACAAG GCCGAGCAGGAGCTCCGAGTGGCCCAGACGGAGTTTGACCGGCAGGCAGAAGTGACCCGACTGCTGCTGGAGGGAATCAGCAGCACTCAC GTGAACCACCTTCGCTGCCTCCATGAGTTCGTGGAGTCCCAGACGACGTACTACGCGCAGTGCTACCGCCACATGCTGGACCTGCAGAAGCAGCTGGGCAG CTCATCACTGTCTACAGCCTGCCTGGCATGGACCCTGACTGGCTCATCGGCGAGAGAGGCAACAAGAAGGGCAAGGTCCCGGTCACCTACTTGGAACTGCTCAGCTAAGAaggccccctcccaggcccctgcccACTCTGGCCTGGGCGGGAGAGGATGGGGGGACAGCCCTGCCACGTGTCTGTCGGGGACTAAGCTGCTCAGGGTGGGGAGTCTAGCCCCATTCTGTCCGTGCCCCCGGTAA
- the SH3GLB2 gene encoding endophilin-B2 isoform X6, whose amino-acid sequence MDFNMKKLASDAGIFFTRAVQFTEEKFGQAEKTELDAHFENLLSRADSTKNWTEKILRQTEVLLQPNPSARVEEFLYEKLDRKVPSRVTNGELLAQYMAEAASELGPTTPYGKTLTKVAEAEKRLGAAERDFIHTASINFLTPLRNFLEGDWKTISKERRLLQNRRLDLDACKARLKKAKAAEAKATTVPDFQETRPRNYILSASASALWNDEVDKAEQELRVAQTEFDRQAEVTRLLLEGISSTHVNHLRCLHEFVESQTTYYAQCYRHMLDLQKQLGRFPGTFVGTTEPASPPLSSTSPTTAAATMPVGPSVAGLAPPGEAALCLEEVAPPASGTRKARVLYDYEAADSSELALLADELITVYSLPGMDPDWLIGERGNKKGKVPVTYLELLS is encoded by the exons ATGGACTTCAACATGAAGAAACTGGCGTCGGACGCGGGCATCTTCTTCACCCGAGCGGTGCAG TTCACAGAGGAGAAGTTCGGCCAGGCTGAGAAGACGGAGCTGGATGCACACTTCGAAAACCTTCTGTCCCGGGCGGACAGCACCAAGAACTGGACGGAGAAAATCCTACGGCAGACGGAGGTGCTGCTGCAACCCAACCCCA GCGCGCGAGTGGAAGAGTTCCTGTATGAGAAGCTGGACAGGAAGGTGCCCTCGCGGGTCACCAACGGGGAGCTGCTGGCACAGTACATGGCAGAGGCGGCCAGTGAGCTGGGGCCCACCACTCCCTATG GGAAGACACTAACCAAGGTGGCAGAAGCTGAAAAGCGCCTGGGAGCCGCAGAGAGGGATTTTATCCACACAGCCTCCATCAACTTCCTCACACCTCTGCGCAACTTTCTGGAAGGGGACTGGAAAACCATCTCG aagGAGAGACGTCTTCTGCAAAACCGGCGTCTGGACTTAGATGCCTGCAAAGCACGGCTGAAGAAGGCCAAGGCGGCGGAGGCCAAAGCCACG ACGGTGCCTGACTTTCAGGAGACTAGACCGCGTAATTACATTCTCTCGGCCAGCGCCTCCGCG CTCTGGAATGATGAGGTGGACAAG GCCGAGCAGGAGCTCCGAGTGGCCCAGACGGAGTTTGACCGGCAGGCAGAAGTGACCCGACTGCTGCTGGAGGGAATCAGCAGCACTCAC GTGAACCACCTTCGCTGCCTCCATGAGTTCGTGGAGTCCCAGACGACGTACTACGCGCAGTGCTACCGCCACATGCTGGACCTGCAGAAGCAGCTGGGCAG ATTCCCAGGCACCTTCGTGGGCACCACAGAGCCCGCCTCCCCGCCCCTCAGCAGCACCTCGCCCACCACCGCCGCAGCCACGATGCCCGTGGGCCCCTCTGTGGCTGGCCTGGCCCCTCCAGGAGAGGCAGCTctctgcctggaggaggtggccccaCCTGCCAGCGGGACCCGGAAGGCCCGGGTGCTCTACGACTACGAGGCGGCCGACAGCAGCGAGCTGGCCCTGCTGGCTGATGAG CTCATCACTGTCTACAGCCTGCCTGGCATGGACCCTGACTGGCTCATCGGCGAGAGAGGCAACAAGAAGGGCAAGGTCCCGGTCACCTACTTGGAACTGCTCAGCTAA
- the SH3GLB2 gene encoding endophilin-B2 isoform X1 codes for MDFNMKKLASDAGIFFTRAVQFTEEKFGQAEKTELDAHFENLLSRADSTKNWTEKILRQTEVLLQPNPSARVEEFLYEKLDRKVPSRVTNGELLAQYMAEAASELGPTTPYGKTLTKVAEAEKRLGAAERDFIHTASINFLTPLRNFLEGDWKTISKERRLLQNRRLDLDACKARLKKAKAAEAKATCEGDTVPDFQETRPRNYILSASASATLDDTSCPPSWAEWKEEYPGGWRPPCFFLLPLNPSVTRARGCLSLPKDRKLWNDEVDKAEQELRVAQTEFDRQAEVTRLLLEGISSTHVNHLRCLHEFVESQTTYYAQCYRHMLDLQKQLGSSQGAIFPGTFVGTTEPASPPLSSTSPTTAAATMPVGPSVAGLAPPGEAALCLEEVAPPASGTRKARVLYDYEAADSSELALLADELITVYSLPGMDPDWLIGERGNKKGKVPVTYLELLS; via the exons ATGGACTTCAACATGAAGAAACTGGCGTCGGACGCGGGCATCTTCTTCACCCGAGCGGTGCAG TTCACAGAGGAGAAGTTCGGCCAGGCTGAGAAGACGGAGCTGGATGCACACTTCGAAAACCTTCTGTCCCGGGCGGACAGCACCAAGAACTGGACGGAGAAAATCCTACGGCAGACGGAGGTGCTGCTGCAACCCAACCCCA GCGCGCGAGTGGAAGAGTTCCTGTATGAGAAGCTGGACAGGAAGGTGCCCTCGCGGGTCACCAACGGGGAGCTGCTGGCACAGTACATGGCAGAGGCGGCCAGTGAGCTGGGGCCCACCACTCCCTATG GGAAGACACTAACCAAGGTGGCAGAAGCTGAAAAGCGCCTGGGAGCCGCAGAGAGGGATTTTATCCACACAGCCTCCATCAACTTCCTCACACCTCTGCGCAACTTTCTGGAAGGGGACTGGAAAACCATCTCG aagGAGAGACGTCTTCTGCAAAACCGGCGTCTGGACTTAGATGCCTGCAAAGCACGGCTGAAGAAGGCCAAGGCGGCGGAGGCCAAAGCCACG TGTGAGGGAGAT ACGGTGCCTGACTTTCAGGAGACTAGACCGCGTAATTACATTCTCTCGGCCAGCGCCTCCGCG ACTCTGGATGACACTTCCTGCCCCCCTTCTTGGGCCGAGTGGAAGGAGGAATATCCTGGAGGGTGGAGACCgccctgtttttttcttttgccattgaACCCCAGTGTGACTCGGGCACGAGGCTGCCTTTCTCTGCCGAAGGACAGAAAG CTCTGGAATGATGAGGTGGACAAG GCCGAGCAGGAGCTCCGAGTGGCCCAGACGGAGTTTGACCGGCAGGCAGAAGTGACCCGACTGCTGCTGGAGGGAATCAGCAGCACTCAC GTGAACCACCTTCGCTGCCTCCATGAGTTCGTGGAGTCCCAGACGACGTACTACGCGCAGTGCTACCGCCACATGCTGGACCTGCAGAAGCAGCTGGGCAG CTCCCAGGGAGCCAT ATTCCCAGGCACCTTCGTGGGCACCACAGAGCCCGCCTCCCCGCCCCTCAGCAGCACCTCGCCCACCACCGCCGCAGCCACGATGCCCGTGGGCCCCTCTGTGGCTGGCCTGGCCCCTCCAGGAGAGGCAGCTctctgcctggaggaggtggccccaCCTGCCAGCGGGACCCGGAAGGCCCGGGTGCTCTACGACTACGAGGCGGCCGACAGCAGCGAGCTGGCCCTGCTGGCTGATGAG CTCATCACTGTCTACAGCCTGCCTGGCATGGACCCTGACTGGCTCATCGGCGAGAGAGGCAACAAGAAGGGCAAGGTCCCGGTCACCTACTTGGAACTGCTCAGCTAA
- the SH3GLB2 gene encoding endophilin-B2 isoform X4, with product MDFNMKKLASDAGIFFTRAVQFTEEKFGQAEKTELDAHFENLLSRADSTKNWTEKILRQTEVLLQPNPSARVEEFLYEKLDRKVPSRVTNGELLAQYMAEAASELGPTTPYGKTLTKVAEAEKRLGAAERDFIHTASINFLTPLRNFLEGDWKTISKERRLLQNRRLDLDACKARLKKAKAAEAKATCEGDTVPDFQETRPRNYILSASASALWNDEVDKAEQELRVAQTEFDRQAEVTRLLLEGISSTHVNHLRCLHEFVESQTTYYAQCYRHMLDLQKQLGSSQGAIFPGTFVGTTEPASPPLSSTSPTTAAATMPVGPSVAGLAPPGEAALCLEEVAPPASGTRKARVLYDYEAADSSELALLADELITVYSLPGMDPDWLIGERGNKKGKVPVTYLELLS from the exons ATGGACTTCAACATGAAGAAACTGGCGTCGGACGCGGGCATCTTCTTCACCCGAGCGGTGCAG TTCACAGAGGAGAAGTTCGGCCAGGCTGAGAAGACGGAGCTGGATGCACACTTCGAAAACCTTCTGTCCCGGGCGGACAGCACCAAGAACTGGACGGAGAAAATCCTACGGCAGACGGAGGTGCTGCTGCAACCCAACCCCA GCGCGCGAGTGGAAGAGTTCCTGTATGAGAAGCTGGACAGGAAGGTGCCCTCGCGGGTCACCAACGGGGAGCTGCTGGCACAGTACATGGCAGAGGCGGCCAGTGAGCTGGGGCCCACCACTCCCTATG GGAAGACACTAACCAAGGTGGCAGAAGCTGAAAAGCGCCTGGGAGCCGCAGAGAGGGATTTTATCCACACAGCCTCCATCAACTTCCTCACACCTCTGCGCAACTTTCTGGAAGGGGACTGGAAAACCATCTCG aagGAGAGACGTCTTCTGCAAAACCGGCGTCTGGACTTAGATGCCTGCAAAGCACGGCTGAAGAAGGCCAAGGCGGCGGAGGCCAAAGCCACG TGTGAGGGAGAT ACGGTGCCTGACTTTCAGGAGACTAGACCGCGTAATTACATTCTCTCGGCCAGCGCCTCCGCG CTCTGGAATGATGAGGTGGACAAG GCCGAGCAGGAGCTCCGAGTGGCCCAGACGGAGTTTGACCGGCAGGCAGAAGTGACCCGACTGCTGCTGGAGGGAATCAGCAGCACTCAC GTGAACCACCTTCGCTGCCTCCATGAGTTCGTGGAGTCCCAGACGACGTACTACGCGCAGTGCTACCGCCACATGCTGGACCTGCAGAAGCAGCTGGGCAG CTCCCAGGGAGCCAT ATTCCCAGGCACCTTCGTGGGCACCACAGAGCCCGCCTCCCCGCCCCTCAGCAGCACCTCGCCCACCACCGCCGCAGCCACGATGCCCGTGGGCCCCTCTGTGGCTGGCCTGGCCCCTCCAGGAGAGGCAGCTctctgcctggaggaggtggccccaCCTGCCAGCGGGACCCGGAAGGCCCGGGTGCTCTACGACTACGAGGCGGCCGACAGCAGCGAGCTGGCCCTGCTGGCTGATGAG CTCATCACTGTCTACAGCCTGCCTGGCATGGACCCTGACTGGCTCATCGGCGAGAGAGGCAACAAGAAGGGCAAGGTCCCGGTCACCTACTTGGAACTGCTCAGCTAA
- the SH3GLB2 gene encoding endophilin-B2 isoform X7 → MDFNMKKLASDAGIFFTRAVQFTEEKFGQAEKTELDAHFENLLSRADSTKNWTEKILRQTEVLLQPNPSARVEEFLYEKLDRKVPSRVTNGELLAQYMAEAASELGPTTPYGKTLTKVAEAEKRLGAAERDFIHTASINFLTPLRNFLEGDWKTISKERRLLQNRRLDLDACKARLKKAKAAEAKATLWNDEVDKAEQELRVAQTEFDRQAEVTRLLLEGISSTHVNHLRCLHEFVESQTTYYAQCYRHMLDLQKQLGSSQGAIFPGTFVGTTEPASPPLSSTSPTTAAATMPVGPSVAGLAPPGEAALCLEEVAPPASGTRKARVLYDYEAADSSELALLADELITVYSLPGMDPDWLIGERGNKKGKVPVTYLELLS, encoded by the exons ATGGACTTCAACATGAAGAAACTGGCGTCGGACGCGGGCATCTTCTTCACCCGAGCGGTGCAG TTCACAGAGGAGAAGTTCGGCCAGGCTGAGAAGACGGAGCTGGATGCACACTTCGAAAACCTTCTGTCCCGGGCGGACAGCACCAAGAACTGGACGGAGAAAATCCTACGGCAGACGGAGGTGCTGCTGCAACCCAACCCCA GCGCGCGAGTGGAAGAGTTCCTGTATGAGAAGCTGGACAGGAAGGTGCCCTCGCGGGTCACCAACGGGGAGCTGCTGGCACAGTACATGGCAGAGGCGGCCAGTGAGCTGGGGCCCACCACTCCCTATG GGAAGACACTAACCAAGGTGGCAGAAGCTGAAAAGCGCCTGGGAGCCGCAGAGAGGGATTTTATCCACACAGCCTCCATCAACTTCCTCACACCTCTGCGCAACTTTCTGGAAGGGGACTGGAAAACCATCTCG aagGAGAGACGTCTTCTGCAAAACCGGCGTCTGGACTTAGATGCCTGCAAAGCACGGCTGAAGAAGGCCAAGGCGGCGGAGGCCAAAGCCACG CTCTGGAATGATGAGGTGGACAAG GCCGAGCAGGAGCTCCGAGTGGCCCAGACGGAGTTTGACCGGCAGGCAGAAGTGACCCGACTGCTGCTGGAGGGAATCAGCAGCACTCAC GTGAACCACCTTCGCTGCCTCCATGAGTTCGTGGAGTCCCAGACGACGTACTACGCGCAGTGCTACCGCCACATGCTGGACCTGCAGAAGCAGCTGGGCAG CTCCCAGGGAGCCAT ATTCCCAGGCACCTTCGTGGGCACCACAGAGCCCGCCTCCCCGCCCCTCAGCAGCACCTCGCCCACCACCGCCGCAGCCACGATGCCCGTGGGCCCCTCTGTGGCTGGCCTGGCCCCTCCAGGAGAGGCAGCTctctgcctggaggaggtggccccaCCTGCCAGCGGGACCCGGAAGGCCCGGGTGCTCTACGACTACGAGGCGGCCGACAGCAGCGAGCTGGCCCTGCTGGCTGATGAG CTCATCACTGTCTACAGCCTGCCTGGCATGGACCCTGACTGGCTCATCGGCGAGAGAGGCAACAAGAAGGGCAAGGTCCCGGTCACCTACTTGGAACTGCTCAGCTAA
- the SH3GLB2 gene encoding endophilin-B2 isoform X2, with protein MDFNMKKLASDAGIFFTRAVQFTEEKFGQAEKTELDAHFENLLSRADSTKNWTEKILRQTEVLLQPNPSARVEEFLYEKLDRKVPSRVTNGELLAQYMAEAASELGPTTPYGKTLTKVAEAEKRLGAAERDFIHTASINFLTPLRNFLEGDWKTISKERRLLQNRRLDLDACKARLKKAKAAEAKATTVPDFQETRPRNYILSASASATLDDTSCPPSWAEWKEEYPGGWRPPCFFLLPLNPSVTRARGCLSLPKDRKLWNDEVDKAEQELRVAQTEFDRQAEVTRLLLEGISSTHVNHLRCLHEFVESQTTYYAQCYRHMLDLQKQLGSSQGAIFPGTFVGTTEPASPPLSSTSPTTAAATMPVGPSVAGLAPPGEAALCLEEVAPPASGTRKARVLYDYEAADSSELALLADELITVYSLPGMDPDWLIGERGNKKGKVPVTYLELLS; from the exons ATGGACTTCAACATGAAGAAACTGGCGTCGGACGCGGGCATCTTCTTCACCCGAGCGGTGCAG TTCACAGAGGAGAAGTTCGGCCAGGCTGAGAAGACGGAGCTGGATGCACACTTCGAAAACCTTCTGTCCCGGGCGGACAGCACCAAGAACTGGACGGAGAAAATCCTACGGCAGACGGAGGTGCTGCTGCAACCCAACCCCA GCGCGCGAGTGGAAGAGTTCCTGTATGAGAAGCTGGACAGGAAGGTGCCCTCGCGGGTCACCAACGGGGAGCTGCTGGCACAGTACATGGCAGAGGCGGCCAGTGAGCTGGGGCCCACCACTCCCTATG GGAAGACACTAACCAAGGTGGCAGAAGCTGAAAAGCGCCTGGGAGCCGCAGAGAGGGATTTTATCCACACAGCCTCCATCAACTTCCTCACACCTCTGCGCAACTTTCTGGAAGGGGACTGGAAAACCATCTCG aagGAGAGACGTCTTCTGCAAAACCGGCGTCTGGACTTAGATGCCTGCAAAGCACGGCTGAAGAAGGCCAAGGCGGCGGAGGCCAAAGCCACG ACGGTGCCTGACTTTCAGGAGACTAGACCGCGTAATTACATTCTCTCGGCCAGCGCCTCCGCG ACTCTGGATGACACTTCCTGCCCCCCTTCTTGGGCCGAGTGGAAGGAGGAATATCCTGGAGGGTGGAGACCgccctgtttttttcttttgccattgaACCCCAGTGTGACTCGGGCACGAGGCTGCCTTTCTCTGCCGAAGGACAGAAAG CTCTGGAATGATGAGGTGGACAAG GCCGAGCAGGAGCTCCGAGTGGCCCAGACGGAGTTTGACCGGCAGGCAGAAGTGACCCGACTGCTGCTGGAGGGAATCAGCAGCACTCAC GTGAACCACCTTCGCTGCCTCCATGAGTTCGTGGAGTCCCAGACGACGTACTACGCGCAGTGCTACCGCCACATGCTGGACCTGCAGAAGCAGCTGGGCAG CTCCCAGGGAGCCAT ATTCCCAGGCACCTTCGTGGGCACCACAGAGCCCGCCTCCCCGCCCCTCAGCAGCACCTCGCCCACCACCGCCGCAGCCACGATGCCCGTGGGCCCCTCTGTGGCTGGCCTGGCCCCTCCAGGAGAGGCAGCTctctgcctggaggaggtggccccaCCTGCCAGCGGGACCCGGAAGGCCCGGGTGCTCTACGACTACGAGGCGGCCGACAGCAGCGAGCTGGCCCTGCTGGCTGATGAG CTCATCACTGTCTACAGCCTGCCTGGCATGGACCCTGACTGGCTCATCGGCGAGAGAGGCAACAAGAAGGGCAAGGTCCCGGTCACCTACTTGGAACTGCTCAGCTAA
- the SH3GLB2 gene encoding endophilin-B2 isoform X3, which produces MDFNMKKLASDAGIFFTRAVQFTEEKFGQAEKTELDAHFENLLSRADSTKNWTEKILRQTEVLLQPNPSARVEEFLYEKLDRKVPSRVTNGELLAQYMAEAASELGPTTPYGKTLTKVAEAEKRLGAAERDFIHTASINFLTPLRNFLEGDWKTISKERRLLQNRRLDLDACKARLKKAKAAEAKATCEGDTVPDFQETRPRNYILSASASATLDDTSCPPSWAEWKEEYPGGWRPPCFFLLPLNPSVTRARGCLSLPKDRKLWNDEVDKAEQELRVAQTEFDRQAEVTRLLLEGISSTHVNHLRCLHEFVESQTTYYAQCYRHMLDLQKQLGRFPGTFVGTTEPASPPLSSTSPTTAAATMPVGPSVAGLAPPGEAALCLEEVAPPASGTRKARVLYDYEAADSSELALLADELITVYSLPGMDPDWLIGERGNKKGKVPVTYLELLS; this is translated from the exons ATGGACTTCAACATGAAGAAACTGGCGTCGGACGCGGGCATCTTCTTCACCCGAGCGGTGCAG TTCACAGAGGAGAAGTTCGGCCAGGCTGAGAAGACGGAGCTGGATGCACACTTCGAAAACCTTCTGTCCCGGGCGGACAGCACCAAGAACTGGACGGAGAAAATCCTACGGCAGACGGAGGTGCTGCTGCAACCCAACCCCA GCGCGCGAGTGGAAGAGTTCCTGTATGAGAAGCTGGACAGGAAGGTGCCCTCGCGGGTCACCAACGGGGAGCTGCTGGCACAGTACATGGCAGAGGCGGCCAGTGAGCTGGGGCCCACCACTCCCTATG GGAAGACACTAACCAAGGTGGCAGAAGCTGAAAAGCGCCTGGGAGCCGCAGAGAGGGATTTTATCCACACAGCCTCCATCAACTTCCTCACACCTCTGCGCAACTTTCTGGAAGGGGACTGGAAAACCATCTCG aagGAGAGACGTCTTCTGCAAAACCGGCGTCTGGACTTAGATGCCTGCAAAGCACGGCTGAAGAAGGCCAAGGCGGCGGAGGCCAAAGCCACG TGTGAGGGAGAT ACGGTGCCTGACTTTCAGGAGACTAGACCGCGTAATTACATTCTCTCGGCCAGCGCCTCCGCG ACTCTGGATGACACTTCCTGCCCCCCTTCTTGGGCCGAGTGGAAGGAGGAATATCCTGGAGGGTGGAGACCgccctgtttttttcttttgccattgaACCCCAGTGTGACTCGGGCACGAGGCTGCCTTTCTCTGCCGAAGGACAGAAAG CTCTGGAATGATGAGGTGGACAAG GCCGAGCAGGAGCTCCGAGTGGCCCAGACGGAGTTTGACCGGCAGGCAGAAGTGACCCGACTGCTGCTGGAGGGAATCAGCAGCACTCAC GTGAACCACCTTCGCTGCCTCCATGAGTTCGTGGAGTCCCAGACGACGTACTACGCGCAGTGCTACCGCCACATGCTGGACCTGCAGAAGCAGCTGGGCAG ATTCCCAGGCACCTTCGTGGGCACCACAGAGCCCGCCTCCCCGCCCCTCAGCAGCACCTCGCCCACCACCGCCGCAGCCACGATGCCCGTGGGCCCCTCTGTGGCTGGCCTGGCCCCTCCAGGAGAGGCAGCTctctgcctggaggaggtggccccaCCTGCCAGCGGGACCCGGAAGGCCCGGGTGCTCTACGACTACGAGGCGGCCGACAGCAGCGAGCTGGCCCTGCTGGCTGATGAG CTCATCACTGTCTACAGCCTGCCTGGCATGGACCCTGACTGGCTCATCGGCGAGAGAGGCAACAAGAAGGGCAAGGTCCCGGTCACCTACTTGGAACTGCTCAGCTAA
- the SH3GLB2 gene encoding endophilin-B2 isoform X5, protein MDFNMKKLASDAGIFFTRAVQFTEEKFGQAEKTELDAHFENLLSRADSTKNWTEKILRQTEVLLQPNPSARVEEFLYEKLDRKVPSRVTNGELLAQYMAEAASELGPTTPYGKTLTKVAEAEKRLGAAERDFIHTASINFLTPLRNFLEGDWKTISKERRLLQNRRLDLDACKARLKKAKAAEAKATTVPDFQETRPRNYILSASASALWNDEVDKAEQELRVAQTEFDRQAEVTRLLLEGISSTHVNHLRCLHEFVESQTTYYAQCYRHMLDLQKQLGSSQGAIFPGTFVGTTEPASPPLSSTSPTTAAATMPVGPSVAGLAPPGEAALCLEEVAPPASGTRKARVLYDYEAADSSELALLADELITVYSLPGMDPDWLIGERGNKKGKVPVTYLELLS, encoded by the exons ATGGACTTCAACATGAAGAAACTGGCGTCGGACGCGGGCATCTTCTTCACCCGAGCGGTGCAG TTCACAGAGGAGAAGTTCGGCCAGGCTGAGAAGACGGAGCTGGATGCACACTTCGAAAACCTTCTGTCCCGGGCGGACAGCACCAAGAACTGGACGGAGAAAATCCTACGGCAGACGGAGGTGCTGCTGCAACCCAACCCCA GCGCGCGAGTGGAAGAGTTCCTGTATGAGAAGCTGGACAGGAAGGTGCCCTCGCGGGTCACCAACGGGGAGCTGCTGGCACAGTACATGGCAGAGGCGGCCAGTGAGCTGGGGCCCACCACTCCCTATG GGAAGACACTAACCAAGGTGGCAGAAGCTGAAAAGCGCCTGGGAGCCGCAGAGAGGGATTTTATCCACACAGCCTCCATCAACTTCCTCACACCTCTGCGCAACTTTCTGGAAGGGGACTGGAAAACCATCTCG aagGAGAGACGTCTTCTGCAAAACCGGCGTCTGGACTTAGATGCCTGCAAAGCACGGCTGAAGAAGGCCAAGGCGGCGGAGGCCAAAGCCACG ACGGTGCCTGACTTTCAGGAGACTAGACCGCGTAATTACATTCTCTCGGCCAGCGCCTCCGCG CTCTGGAATGATGAGGTGGACAAG GCCGAGCAGGAGCTCCGAGTGGCCCAGACGGAGTTTGACCGGCAGGCAGAAGTGACCCGACTGCTGCTGGAGGGAATCAGCAGCACTCAC GTGAACCACCTTCGCTGCCTCCATGAGTTCGTGGAGTCCCAGACGACGTACTACGCGCAGTGCTACCGCCACATGCTGGACCTGCAGAAGCAGCTGGGCAG CTCCCAGGGAGCCAT ATTCCCAGGCACCTTCGTGGGCACCACAGAGCCCGCCTCCCCGCCCCTCAGCAGCACCTCGCCCACCACCGCCGCAGCCACGATGCCCGTGGGCCCCTCTGTGGCTGGCCTGGCCCCTCCAGGAGAGGCAGCTctctgcctggaggaggtggccccaCCTGCCAGCGGGACCCGGAAGGCCCGGGTGCTCTACGACTACGAGGCGGCCGACAGCAGCGAGCTGGCCCTGCTGGCTGATGAG CTCATCACTGTCTACAGCCTGCCTGGCATGGACCCTGACTGGCTCATCGGCGAGAGAGGCAACAAGAAGGGCAAGGTCCCGGTCACCTACTTGGAACTGCTCAGCTAA